CAGTTTCCTCAATTGATGAAGCCGTGCGGGTGGCTGAGGAACTCGGTTTTCCTGTCATCATTCGCATCGCGTATGCGCTCGGCGGACTTGGCTCCGGCGTCTGTCGAAACAAAAAGCAATTGCTGAAGATTGCTACGAAAGCGCTCTCGCACACAAGTCAAATTCTCGTTGAAGAATATTTGGAAGGTTGGAAGGAAGTCGAGTATGAAGTCGTGCGGGACAAGTACGACAACTGCATCACGGTTTGCAACATGGAAAATGTTGACCCGATGGGAATTCACACGGGCGAGAGCATTGTTGTAGCGCCAAGTCAGACGCTGACGAACCGAGAATATCACATGTTGCGCGAGATTGCAATCCGGACAATTCGTCATCTCGGAATTGTCGGCGAGTGCAATATTCAGTACGCGCTCAGCCCAACATCGGAAGAGTACCGCGTGATTGAAGTGAACGCGCGGCTTTCGCGCAGTTCCGCACTTGCATCGAAAGCGACCGGCTATCCGCTTGCATTTGTTGCGGCAAAACTTTCGCTTGGTTACGGTTTGTTTGATTTGCCGAACAAGGTAACAAAATCAACCACAGCGTTTTTTGAACCGGCACTAGATTATGTCGTGGTGAAAATTCCCCGATGGGATTTGAGAAAATTCCGTCTCGTTTCCCGCCGCATCGGTTCTTCGATGAAGTCGGTGGGCGAGGTGATGGCAATCGGTCGAACGTTCGAGGAAGCATTGCAGAAGGGATTGCGGATGCTCGACATCGGAGCGAACGGCTTGGTCGGTAATTCAAATTTTCAGTTCGAGCATGTAGAAAAAGAATTGAAAGAGCCGACCGAAGAGCGCATCTTTGCTGTTGTTCAGGCGTTGAAGTCAGGCATTTCGGTTGAGCGTATTCATCAACTCTCGCACATTGATAATTTCTTTCTTCACAAAATCAACAACGTTGTTGACATCGAACTGGAACTGGAACGAGCACAACAAAAACCTCTTAGCGAGGAACTTCTCCGCAAAGCAAAAGGCGCTGGCTTCTCCGATAAACAAATCGCACGAGCCACAGAATCAAAAGAAGAAACGATTCGACAACGCCGACACAAGTTTGACATTCATCCGTCATTCCGGCAAATTGATACGCTCGCCGCAGAGTATCCTGCAAAAACAAATTACATCTATCTCACCTACAACTCATCGCACGACGACATCTCCGCCGCACCCGCGCACCAGCGCACCCCTGCCTCAACTCAGCCCGTGTTAATTCTCGGTTCAGGAGTGTATCGAATAGGAAGCAGCGTCGAGTTCGACTGGTGTTGTGTAAACGCGGGGATGACGCTGCGGGAACTTGGTCACAGCGCAGTAATGCTGAATTACAATCCCGAAACAGTAAGCACGGATTACGACGAGTTTGATAAACTCATCTTTGATGAAATCAGTTTGGAAACTGTTCTTGAAATTGTTCACAAACTCAATCCGCTTGGCGTGGTTGTTTCGATGGGGGGACAAATTCCCAACACGCTCGCGTTGCCGCTTCAAAAAGCGGGAGTCAAAATTCTCGGGACGCTTGCAAGTGATATTGACCGCGCTGAGGACAGGCACAAATTTTCTTCTCTGCTTGATTCGCTTGGCATTGCGCAACCGGAATGGACGGAAGTTACGACATTGGAAGATGCAAAAGCATTTTCGCATCGTGTCAGGTATCCTGTGCTGATTCGTCCTTCGTATGTGCTGAGCGGCGCGGCGATGGCGGTTGCCTCGACTGATGCGGAACTGTTTCGCTTCCTCAAACGCGCAACAGATTTATCGTCCGAACATCCGACCGTCATCAGCAAGTTTATGGAAAACGCGAAGGAGATTGAGTTTGATGGAGTTGCACAGCATGGCAACGTCGTCGTCTATGCAATTTCCGAGCATGTGGAAAATGCGGGCGTTCATTCGGGCGATGCGACGCTTGTCTTTCCTGCTCAGCGAACATATCTCGAAACGATGCGGCAAATCCGTGCGATTGCCAAAACGATTGCTTCTGCGTTCAACATCAACGGACCATTCAACATTCAATTCATTGCAAAGAATAATGAAGTGTCTGTGATTGAATGTAACCTGCGCGCGTCAAGAAGTTTTCCGTTCGTCTCGAAAGTTCTCAAACTCAACTTCATCGAACTTGCAACGAAGGCAATCATGGGCGAACCGATTTACGCGGTAGATAAATCGGTGTTCGAGTTGAATTATGTCGGCGTGAAAGCGCCGCAGTTTTCGTTCACACGTCTCGATGGCGCTGACCCGGTAACTGGAGTTGAAATGACTTCGACAGGAGAAGTCGCGTGTCTCGGCGATACATTTGATGAAGCGTATCTGAAAGCGTTGATTTCCGTCGGCTTCCGGCTTCCGATCCGGAGCGTGTTTCTTTCCACCGGTTCGATTGAATCAAAAGCGGAACTGCTTGATTCTGTTCGGATTCTTTCTCAGATGGGAATACGATTGTATGCAACACTCGGCACTGCGCGCTTCTTGAAATCAAACAACATTCACACAGAAGTATTGTATTGGCCCCTCGATAAACATCAACCCAACGCGGTAGAATATCTTCAACAAGGAAAAATTGATTTGGTTATCAATCTTCCGAAAACACTTCATAAAGATGAATTGAATAACGATTACATCATTCGCCGCACTGCGGTTGACCACAACGTCATGCTGATTACAAACAGGCAAATTGCCATGCGGTTTGTGGAGGCGCTTGCACGAACGAACCTTGAGGATTTACAGGTGAAAAGTTGGAGAGAGTATTAGTGGATAGTTTGCTCTCTTCTTTTTCCTGTTACCGGATACATTCTTAGTTACCGGTTTCGGGTTTGGGGTTACCGGGGATAGGCACCTGAATCTTTTTTTGTTCTCCTTCGTACAATTTTCCATCGCTTTTCATCATGAGCGGAGACTGTTCTTTCTTTTTACATTCACTTTATTTTCAAGGATCTATGAAGCAAAACATTCTATTTCTCATTCTTTTTTTCACTTATTTTTCATTCGCTCAGCAACACAAGGGGGACCTCACTGGCAACGTCGTTGATGCACAAACAATGGAAGCAATTCCCTCGGTCAATATTGTCGTTGTCGAAAAACCAACAACCGGAACGACTTCGGGACTTGACGGAACATTCAAAATTACCGGACTGGAAGTAGGAACATACAGTCTCAACATTTCTGCACTTGGCTATCAGCAACAAGTCGTGACCAACGTGGTTATAACCACCGGTCGCGCAACTCCCGTTGCCATCAAACTGGAAGAAGCGGCAATTCAGGTGGAAGGAGTAACGGCGCAGGCAAGTTACTTCAGTCGTGCACAGCAGATGAGTCCTGTCAGTTCCAACGTTATCCTTCGGTCGGAAGTTCTTCGTTCTCCCGGCGGCATTCAGGACGTACAGCGCGTGGCACAAAATCTTCCCGGTGTTGCAAGTTCTACTGATAACATCAACGAGTTAATTGTTCGTGGCGGCGCACCGTACGAAAATCTGACCATCATGGATGGTATGGAAATTCCGTCCATCAATCATTACTCAAACCAATTCAACTCTGCCGGACCGATTAACATGGTGAACGCCGACATGATTGAGGACGTGCAGTTTTCTTCCGGCGGTTTTCCTGCACAGTACGGAGACAAATCTTCATCGGTGATGAGCATGACCGTGCGCGAAGGAGACAGGAGCCGGGCATTCGCATCAAAATCGTACATGAACATGGCGGGAATCGGTACGATGCTCGAAGGCGGCTTTGCTGAAGGTAAAGGCTCGTACATTTTCTCTGCACGAAACAGTCTGCTCGAACTTATTGATAGGATTGTCGGCATTTCAACAATTTCGCTCACGGCAATTCCGAAGTATTGGGACACGCAGTCCAAGTTCACCTACGACCTTTCCCCTTCTCAGAAACTGAGTCTCAACATTCTCTACGGCGACAGCCGCATCAACATCGAAGGAGACCCGAAGGAAAAAGATGAACTGAGGAAAAATGTGCTTGATTCATCGAGCGTGCATACACTCTTCCCAATCACAAAACAATATGCAACAGGTCTAAGCCTGCGAAGTTTGTTTGGGAAAGATGGGTACTCGATGCTCACACTCTATTCTTCCGGCACGGCAACCGATATGGACGTGCGGGAAGATTTTGCAGTACGTCAACGTGATGCAGAAGGAGAAGTGCAATCATACAATATTCTTAACTCACAAAATGTTTTTTCCAATCACATGTTTGAATCGTTCATCGGCGGGAAGTATGAAATGTTCTATCAGATTCATCCGCAACATTCACTGACGCTCGGAGGACAACTTCTCACCGTCCAGCGATGGTACGATAACGTTTATCTCGGCGCTGATACTTCCCGGTTTGATTTTGACAGAAACGGCACGTACGAAACCGGACCGTTTGTCGTTCCCGAAGGATTCATCACGCAGGAATTTCCGTTCGGGAATGCAAGCAAGTATTATCTTTTTGCAAGCGATAAATATATGCTCACACAGCGTCTCGCCCTCACACTTGGTTTGCGGTACGACCATCTCACCTACTCAGGGAAAGGAAGATTGTCACCTCGTGCAAATCTTTCGTATCAGGTTGTGCC
This sequence is a window from Ignavibacteriota bacterium. Protein-coding genes within it:
- the carB gene encoding carbamoyl-phosphate synthase (glutamine-hydrolyzing) large subunit; translated protein: MHKEIQQTKKVLPKKVLILGSAALKIGEAGEFDYSGSQAIKALKEEGIKTVLVNPNIATIQTSEHLADEVYFLPVNPHFVEQVIVKEKPDGILLGFGGQTALNTGIALYKSGILKKHNVNVLGTQVSTIIDTEDRELFNKRLDEIGVKTCRSKAVSSIDEAVRVAEELGFPVIIRIAYALGGLGSGVCRNKKQLLKIATKALSHTSQILVEEYLEGWKEVEYEVVRDKYDNCITVCNMENVDPMGIHTGESIVVAPSQTLTNREYHMLREIAIRTIRHLGIVGECNIQYALSPTSEEYRVIEVNARLSRSSALASKATGYPLAFVAAKLSLGYGLFDLPNKVTKSTTAFFEPALDYVVVKIPRWDLRKFRLVSRRIGSSMKSVGEVMAIGRTFEEALQKGLRMLDIGANGLVGNSNFQFEHVEKELKEPTEERIFAVVQALKSGISVERIHQLSHIDNFFLHKINNVVDIELELERAQQKPLSEELLRKAKGAGFSDKQIARATESKEETIRQRRHKFDIHPSFRQIDTLAAEYPAKTNYIYLTYNSSHDDISAAPAHQRTPASTQPVLILGSGVYRIGSSVEFDWCCVNAGMTLRELGHSAVMLNYNPETVSTDYDEFDKLIFDEISLETVLEIVHKLNPLGVVVSMGGQIPNTLALPLQKAGVKILGTLASDIDRAEDRHKFSSLLDSLGIAQPEWTEVTTLEDAKAFSHRVRYPVLIRPSYVLSGAAMAVASTDAELFRFLKRATDLSSEHPTVISKFMENAKEIEFDGVAQHGNVVVYAISEHVENAGVHSGDATLVFPAQRTYLETMRQIRAIAKTIASAFNINGPFNIQFIAKNNEVSVIECNLRASRSFPFVSKVLKLNFIELATKAIMGEPIYAVDKSVFELNYVGVKAPQFSFTRLDGADPVTGVEMTSTGEVACLGDTFDEAYLKALISVGFRLPIRSVFLSTGSIESKAELLDSVRILSQMGIRLYATLGTARFLKSNNIHTEVLYWPLDKHQPNAVEYLQQGKIDLVINLPKTLHKDELNNDYIIRRTAVDHNVMLITNRQIAMRFVEALARTNLEDLQVKSWREY
- a CDS encoding TonB-dependent receptor; the protein is MKQNILFLILFFTYFSFAQQHKGDLTGNVVDAQTMEAIPSVNIVVVEKPTTGTTSGLDGTFKITGLEVGTYSLNISALGYQQQVVTNVVITTGRATPVAIKLEEAAIQVEGVTAQASYFSRAQQMSPVSSNVILRSEVLRSPGGIQDVQRVAQNLPGVASSTDNINELIVRGGAPYENLTIMDGMEIPSINHYSNQFNSAGPINMVNADMIEDVQFSSGGFPAQYGDKSSSVMSMTVREGDRSRAFASKSYMNMAGIGTMLEGGFAEGKGSYIFSARNSLLELIDRIVGISTISLTAIPKYWDTQSKFTYDLSPSQKLSLNILYGDSRINIEGDPKEKDELRKNVLDSSSVHTLFPITKQYATGLSLRSLFGKDGYSMLTLYSSGTATDMDVREDFAVRQRDAEGEVQSYNILNSQNVFSNHMFESFIGGKYEMFYQIHPQHSLTLGGQLLTVQRWYDNVYLGADTSRFDFDRNGTYETGPFVVPEGFITQEFPFGNASKYYLFASDKYMLTQRLALTLGLRYDHLTYSGKGRLSPRANLSYQVVPATGTLTLAVGEYAQSHPLPYYGDRRNIGYNHYLEPMKAFHYVLGYEHIFEHGLKMSLETYYKTYDQIAVEDDFIYSANQLFWSDERRTIGERQSYGLEFFIEQKQVEDLFGTLSVSLSKTKEKDPRIPTLVDWYNSDYDYPVIITAIGGKVVKGIRSWLDDAPFYLKYPSYILPLSDEMEISFKYRYQSGRPYTPQEFVTWKQDREGGIHWSRGSWISTNNTNTERYPDYSRLDLQWLSRFYMKGYNINAYFALMNVFNTKNVFFENHRSDGTIETVYQFSFFPVLGVEVEY